The Myxococcales bacterium genome contains the following window.
CGGCGGCCCGCACGCTCGGCGCGCTCTTGCCCGCGCGCGTCCAGCTGGCCGACGATCCCTACGGCCTCGGCTTCGTCGGCGGCGCGCTGCCGCGCGGGCCGGCCGCGGCCGCCGCGGCCTGGGCGGTGCGCCTGCCGGTGATCCGGCCGTGGGTGATGTACATGCAGGTGCGGACCCGGCTCCTCGACGACGTCGTCCGCGGGTTCGCGCGCGCCGGCGGTCGGCAGCTGGTGCTGCTC
Protein-coding sequences here:
- a CDS encoding class I SAM-dependent methyltransferase, with product MREGVPSRTAAMVAAARTLGALLPARVQLADDPYGLGFVGGALPRGPAAAAAAWAVRLPVIRPWVMYMQVRTRLLDDVVRGFARAGGRQLVLL